In the Clostridium beijerinckii genome, one interval contains:
- a CDS encoding NADH-quinone oxidoreductase subunit N yields the protein MSYIVELLTAALCLVLLVSSLSLPKCKEKLWLFTSICLFIILVISFFNGSQSQTLFDGAYINDSFSTFFKQLFLIAAVLTVLISRDHLVSKQGEFYALIVSALLGMMIMVSSGELIAIYIGLELMTISFCVLIAYKGDDKSKEASLKYLILSAMSSAIFLYGLSLIYGITQTTAIKEIAEALVTGQIAPLEILGMIFLIAGFAFKIAIVPFHMWAPDIYEGAPTSITVFLAVASKTAGLAVLLRLFMTGMSSASSYWIDLIIVLSVITLVLGNLVAIPQTNIKRLLAYSSISQAGYFLLGIIANSSLGIASILLYSLFYLFANMGAFGVVIAVSKATGSDEIKDYAYLAKRSPFLAAVMLISLLSLAGIPPLAGFIGKFYLFLSIIEKGQIWLAFLSIGMSVISVYYYLKVVKVMYFGESPTKLESIPVSISTKLALTISMTVLVILGIYPSQVVNVVLSVSKAFLS from the coding sequence ATGAGTTATATAGTTGAACTTTTAACTGCAGCTTTATGTCTTGTACTTTTAGTATCAAGTTTATCGTTGCCGAAGTGCAAAGAAAAGTTGTGGTTATTTACAAGCATATGCCTTTTTATAATTTTAGTAATTTCTTTTTTTAATGGAAGTCAGTCGCAAACTTTGTTTGATGGAGCTTATATTAATGATTCCTTTAGTACTTTTTTTAAACAGCTATTTTTAATAGCTGCAGTATTAACAGTGTTAATTTCTAGAGATCATCTAGTTTCAAAACAAGGAGAGTTCTATGCATTAATTGTGTCTGCGCTACTTGGAATGATGATTATGGTATCATCGGGAGAACTCATTGCAATATATATAGGGCTAGAATTAATGACTATATCATTTTGCGTTTTAATTGCTTATAAAGGTGATGATAAATCAAAAGAAGCAAGTTTAAAATACCTTATTTTAAGTGCAATGTCTTCAGCAATTTTCTTGTATGGATTAAGTTTAATATATGGGATTACTCAAACAACGGCTATTAAAGAAATTGCAGAAGCACTGGTGACAGGACAGATAGCACCATTAGAAATACTAGGCATGATATTTTTAATTGCAGGTTTTGCTTTTAAAATAGCCATTGTTCCTTTTCATATGTGGGCTCCAGACATTTATGAAGGAGCACCTACTTCGATTACAGTATTTTTAGCGGTAGCATCTAAAACAGCAGGTTTAGCAGTTTTATTAAGATTATTTATGACTGGCATGTCATCTGCGTCTAGCTACTGGATTGATTTAATAATAGTATTATCTGTTATAACTTTAGTGCTTGGAAATTTAGTTGCTATTCCCCAAACTAATATTAAAAGGCTGCTTGCTTACTCAAGCATTTCACAAGCAGGTTATTTTTTACTAGGGATTATTGCGAATTCAAGTCTTGGCATCGCATCAATTTTGCTTTATAGTTTGTTTTATCTGTTTGCAAACATGGGAGCATTTGGAGTTGTAATTGCAGTTTCAAAGGCAACAGGAAGTGATGAAATTAAAGATTATGCTTATTTAGCTAAAAGATCACCATTTTTAGCTGCTGTTATGCTTATTTCCTTACTTTCTTTAGCAGGAATTCCACCTTTAGCAGGATTTATAGGCAAGTTCTATTTATTCTTATCTATAATAGAAAAGGGACAGATATGGTTAGCATTTTTAAGTATTGGTATGAGCGTTATATCAGTATATTACTATCTTAAAGTTGTTAAGGTTATGTATTTTGGAGAAAGTCCTACTAAACTTGAATCAATTCCGGTATCCATAAGTACAAAATTAGCATTAACTATATCTATGACAGTACTTGTTATTCTTGGAATTTATCCTAGCCAAGTAGTAAATGTAGTTTTGTCAGTATCTAAAGCATTTTTATCCTAA
- a CDS encoding complex I subunit 4 family protein, translated as MQFPILTSILLAPILGIIIILLLPEGKKKEIKVTAAIVTFISLLLSIIAFVTYNKEMGGLQFQETYSWIPAFGINYSVGADGLSIPLILLTAIVIFAGVFSSWKMEKRIKEFFIFLLLLVVGVFGVFISRDLFLFYVFFEIAVIPMYILIGVWGSTRKDYAAMKLTLYLLVGSAFILIGIIATFVYANKLGIRSFDIQTLSTIEYSSSFQKFAFFLMLIGFGILVPMWPFHTWSPDGHVAAPTAVSMLHAGVLMKLGGYGIIRAGVFLFPEGAKYWVPLIAVLSIANVVYGAMVAMAQKDLKFVIGYSSVSHMGYVLLGIASLNFEGIDGAVAQMFAHGIMTALFFTLIGNIYHQAHTREIAKFGGLIHQMPRVAIGFIIAGFASLGLPGLSNFVAEFLIFLGSHDEPRKLFSVIPFKAISIMAILGIVITAAYILKVIQSTFLGPRKEEWDHLEDAKGVEMIPIVMLAGVLIFFGLFPSPLIDLIHSGAMSLMGKISDIGMIMGGF; from the coding sequence ATGCAATTTCCAATATTAACGTCAATATTATTAGCACCCATTTTGGGTATAATCATAATACTTTTGCTTCCAGAAGGTAAGAAAAAGGAAATAAAAGTTACAGCAGCAATTGTCACGTTTATTTCATTGTTGCTTTCGATTATAGCTTTTGTTACTTACAATAAGGAAATGGGAGGACTTCAATTTCAAGAAACATATTCTTGGATACCTGCCTTCGGAATTAATTATTCTGTGGGTGCGGATGGTTTAAGCATACCTTTAATATTGCTTACTGCTATCGTTATTTTTGCAGGTGTTTTTTCATCATGGAAAATGGAAAAAAGAATAAAGGAATTTTTCATATTTCTACTTTTGCTAGTTGTAGGTGTTTTTGGAGTATTTATTTCAAGAGATTTATTTTTATTCTATGTATTTTTTGAAATAGCTGTTATTCCAATGTATATATTAATTGGAGTTTGGGGAAGTACTAGAAAAGATTATGCTGCAATGAAGCTAACTCTTTACTTATTAGTAGGCAGTGCATTTATTCTAATTGGAATTATTGCAACTTTTGTATATGCTAATAAACTTGGTATAAGAAGTTTTGATATACAAACTCTTAGCACTATTGAATATAGCTCCAGTTTTCAGAAATTTGCTTTTTTTCTAATGTTAATAGGTTTTGGGATATTAGTTCCTATGTGGCCGTTTCACACATGGTCCCCAGATGGACACGTAGCTGCGCCAACAGCTGTAAGTATGCTTCATGCAGGGGTTTTAATGAAACTAGGTGGTTATGGAATTATCCGCGCGGGGGTGTTTTTATTTCCAGAAGGTGCAAAATACTGGGTTCCTTTAATTGCAGTGCTATCAATAGCTAATGTAGTATATGGTGCTATGGTTGCTATGGCTCAAAAGGATTTGAAATTTGTAATTGGTTATTCTAGTGTAAGCCATATGGGGTACGTACTACTCGGAATTGCTTCATTAAACTTTGAAGGAATAGATGGAGCAGTAGCTCAGATGTTTGCCCATGGTATTATGACAGCATTATTCTTTACGCTAATAGGAAATATTTATCATCAGGCTCATACAAGAGAAATAGCTAAGTTTGGTGGTTTAATACATCAAATGCCAAGAGTGGCAATTGGTTTTATAATTGCTGGTTTTGCATCATTAGGATTACCAGGACTAAGCAACTTTGTTGCTGAATTTCTAATATTTTTAGGATCCCATGATGAGCCAAGAAAACTATTTTCAGTAATACCTTTTAAAGCAATCTCAATAATGGCTATTCTAGGAATTGTTATTACTGCGGCTTATATATTAAAGGTAATTCAAAGCACTTTTCTTGGCCCAAGAAAAGAAGAATGGGATCATTTAGAGGATGCAAAAGGAGTGGAAATGATACCTATAGTGATGCTCGCAGGTGTATTAATATTTTTTGGTTTATTCCCTTCACCACTAATTGACCTTATTCATAGTGGAGCAATGTCACTTATGGGTAAGATATCAGATATAGGAATGATAATGGGAGGATTTTAA
- the nuoL gene encoding NADH-quinone oxidoreductase subunit L, translated as MRFIDLAWIIPIFPAIAFLIIGFITEKLKGISSAIAIGGMVLSFIFSLGVFYEVITSKVSINKPVEYAVSWLSAPIKIEVGVLIDPLTATMLIIVTFIGLLVEIYSLGYMKGEKGFSRFFANLSLFTSSMLGLVISNNYFQMFFFWELVGLCSYLLIGFYYDRPSAVKANKKAFVANRVGDFGFLVGMLCLFMAFGTFNFRELAASIPAYQDVVYLTIIALLIFAGPVAKSAQFPLHVWLPDAMEGPTPVSALIHAATMVAAGVYLLARGYILFSSLHEVSLVIAYIGGITAFMAGTIAIVQRDLKRILAFSTMSQLGYMVMAMGVGGFTSGMFHLTSHAFFKALLFLGAGSIIHSIGVQDIFKMGGLIKKMKLVSITFIIASLSLAGIPPLSGFFSKDEILTVTYEHGYIFLYYLGLITAFLTAFYMARLVLIAFFGEEREKHSVHKTPWCMTVPLIILSVFSVFYGFINETFASYIYFQTSQIPEANLMVMSESVAAAFSGILLGWLIYGKKIISSEALSVKFRPIHQFLFNQYYINELYHLIYEKVVLNISYLFNWCDRNVVDGIFDNTTSLIWRIGAKLRLIHSGRVQNYALIFFIAIALIILWLAAPILGGM; from the coding sequence ATGAGATTTATAGATTTAGCTTGGATAATTCCCATATTTCCCGCAATTGCATTTCTAATTATTGGGTTCATTACAGAAAAATTAAAAGGGATTAGTTCAGCAATTGCAATAGGTGGGATGGTTCTCTCTTTTATATTTTCTTTAGGTGTTTTTTATGAGGTTATTACTTCGAAAGTTAGCATAAATAAACCTGTTGAATATGCTGTTTCGTGGCTATCAGCTCCAATTAAGATTGAAGTAGGAGTATTAATTGATCCACTTACAGCAACTATGCTTATAATCGTGACTTTTATAGGTTTATTGGTTGAAATATATTCCTTGGGTTACATGAAAGGAGAAAAAGGTTTTTCAAGATTTTTTGCGAATTTATCTCTATTTACAAGCTCAATGTTAGGACTCGTAATTTCTAATAACTATTTTCAAATGTTCTTTTTCTGGGAACTCGTAGGGTTATGTTCTTATCTTCTAATTGGTTTTTACTATGACAGGCCTTCAGCTGTAAAGGCTAATAAAAAGGCGTTTGTCGCTAACAGAGTTGGAGATTTCGGATTTTTAGTCGGAATGCTTTGCCTTTTCATGGCTTTTGGAACTTTTAACTTTAGAGAACTAGCTGCAAGTATTCCAGCATATCAAGATGTTGTTTATTTAACTATAATAGCATTATTAATTTTTGCAGGACCAGTAGCAAAGTCAGCTCAATTTCCACTTCATGTTTGGCTTCCAGATGCCATGGAAGGACCAACACCAGTAAGCGCATTGATTCATGCAGCTACTATGGTTGCAGCTGGAGTATATCTTTTAGCGCGTGGTTATATATTATTTTCTTCTTTACATGAAGTAAGTTTAGTAATTGCGTACATTGGTGGAATAACTGCATTCATGGCAGGTACAATTGCAATAGTTCAAAGAGATTTAAAAAGAATATTGGCTTTTTCAACTATGAGTCAATTGGGATATATGGTTATGGCAATGGGAGTAGGCGGATTTACTTCTGGAATGTTTCATCTTACAAGCCATGCATTTTTTAAGGCATTATTATTTTTAGGTGCAGGTAGCATTATTCATTCTATTGGTGTACAGGACATTTTTAAAATGGGCGGCTTAATTAAAAAAATGAAACTTGTAAGCATAACTTTTATAATTGCATCTTTATCACTAGCTGGAATTCCACCTCTATCAGGCTTTTTCAGTAAGGATGAAATTTTAACTGTAACTTATGAGCATGGCTATATATTTTTATATTACTTAGGCTTAATTACAGCATTTTTAACAGCATTTTATATGGCTCGTTTAGTTTTAATAGCCTTCTTTGGAGAGGAAAGAGAAAAACATTCTGTCCATAAAACGCCCTGGTGTATGACTGTTCCATTAATCATATTATCAGTTTTTTCAGTATTCTATGGTTTTATAAATGAAACATTTGCTTCATATATATACTTTCAAACATCTCAAATTCCTGAAGCAAATTTAATGGTTATGAGTGAATCAGTAGCAGCAGCTTTTAGTGGAATACTGCTCGGGTGGCTTATATATGGTAAGAAAATAATATCAAGTGAAGCTCTAAGTGTGAAGTTTAGACCAATTCATCAATTTCTTTTTAATCAATATTATATAAATGAACTTTATCACTTAATATATGAAAAAGTAGTTTTAAATATTTCTTATCTTTTTAATTGGTGCGATCGTAACGTAGTAGATGGAATTTTTGATAATACTACTTCTTTGATATGGAGAATAGGAGCTAAACTTAGACTTATTCATTCAGGACGGGTGCAAAACTATGCATTGATTTTTTTCATTGCAATTGCTTTAATAATTCTTTGGCTCGCAGCACCAATTTTAGGAGGGATGTAG
- the nuoK gene encoding NADH-quinone oxidoreductase subunit NuoK: MVGLEGYLILAAALFCIGLYGAVVKRNVISVLMSVEIMMNAVNINLVAFNRFLAPEKVTGHLFAIFVIVVAAAEIAVGLAIILNIYRSLPTSNVEDFNILKW; encoded by the coding sequence ATGGTTGGTTTAGAAGGTTATTTAATACTCGCAGCAGCTTTGTTTTGTATTGGTCTTTATGGAGCAGTTGTTAAAAGAAATGTTATCAGTGTATTAATGTCAGTGGAAATCATGATGAATGCAGTCAATATTAATTTAGTAGCTTTTAATAGATTTTTAGCACCAGAAAAGGTTACAGGACACCTTTTTGCTATATTCGTTATTGTTGTTGCAGCAGCCGAAATAGCTGTAGGTTTAGCTATTATCTTAAATATTTATCGAAGTCTACCTACATCTAATGTAGAAGATTTCAATATTTTAAAATGGTAG
- a CDS encoding NADH-quinone oxidoreductase subunit J, with amino-acid sequence MISAFVFWPIAFLIIAFAIGVVHSKNIIHSALSMILTFIGIAVVFILLQADFLALAQILIYAGAISILIVFAIMLTRKNDMKNSNPFNKLRWTGLAFCLGFFGLITRLILRSNFTYKNLNIENTISAIADGFFGNYMIPFEVSALLLLIALVGAIILAKGVKN; translated from the coding sequence ATGATTTCAGCTTTTGTTTTTTGGCCTATAGCATTTTTAATTATAGCTTTTGCTATAGGTGTCGTTCATTCAAAAAATATTATCCATAGTGCTTTATCAATGATTTTAACATTCATAGGTATAGCAGTGGTTTTCATCTTGCTTCAAGCTGATTTTCTAGCTTTAGCACAGATTTTAATTTATGCTGGAGCAATTTCAATCTTAATCGTATTTGCTATAATGCTTACACGAAAAAATGATATGAAAAACAGTAATCCCTTTAATAAATTAAGATGGACAGGTTTAGCATTTTGTTTAGGATTCTTTGGGCTTATTACACGCTTAATTTTACGTAGTAACTTTACTTATAAGAATTTAAATATAGAAAATACCATTAGTGCTATTGCAGATGGATTCTTTGGAAATTATATGATTCCCTTTGAAGTTTCTGCATTACTCTTATTAATAGCCTTGGTAGGCGCTATTATTTTAGCAAAAGGAGTGAAAAATTAG
- a CDS encoding NuoI/complex I 23 kDa subunit family protein, protein MFGKGLLNGLRVTLGHLFEKNITQQYPEEHPKLPLRSRCSFRLDSEKCISCSICALSCPNRVINVESYKDENNKKHLTKYEMQLEYCLFCGLCVESCPTKALQVTSDFELSAYSRAETKLTLFDEYSKK, encoded by the coding sequence ATGTTTGGTAAAGGATTATTAAATGGTCTTAGAGTAACACTTGGACATTTATTTGAAAAAAATATCACTCAGCAGTATCCAGAAGAACATCCAAAGCTTCCATTGCGTTCTCGTTGTTCTTTTAGACTGGATTCAGAAAAATGTATTTCATGCAGCATTTGTGCTTTGAGCTGCCCAAATAGAGTTATTAATGTTGAAAGTTATAAAGATGAAAATAATAAAAAACATTTAACTAAATATGAAATGCAATTAGAATATTGTCTTTTTTGCGGATTATGCGTTGAAAGCTGCCCAACTAAGGCACTTCAGGTTACTTCGGATTTTGAACTAAGTGCTTACAGTAGAGCAGAAACTAAGTTAACACTATTTGATGAATATTCAAAGAAGTAA
- the nuoH gene encoding NADH-quinone oxidoreductase subunit NuoH: protein MENIFLNISNWIKGLTSALAIPNAFVSIIMSLVYFIGIVAFVLLNAMFLIYLERKFCGYLQQRPGPNRFGPQGIFQSVADVVKLLGKEDIIPEKTDKLVFVMASFLVMVPALLIYAVLPFGKNMVAVNLNLGLLYFLAISGVSSIPILMAGWGSNNKYSLLGGMRVVAQMISYEIPMIFSLLGVVMISGSLNLTEIITAQNSVWFIFLQPVAFIIYLIAATAELNRAPFDLAEGEQEIVAGPFTEYSGMRYALFYLAEYTNMFATSALTATLFLGGASGPLLPSWIWFILKTYLIVLLLMLVRWTFPRFRLDHMMSLNWKYLIPISLINILLTGIGIKIFQLGI, encoded by the coding sequence ATGGAGAATATATTTTTAAACATATCTAATTGGATTAAGGGTTTAACTTCGGCATTGGCAATACCAAATGCCTTTGTAAGTATTATTATGAGCTTAGTTTATTTTATTGGGATTGTAGCTTTTGTTTTATTAAATGCTATGTTTTTGATTTATTTAGAAAGAAAATTTTGTGGTTATCTTCAGCAGCGTCCAGGGCCTAATAGATTTGGGCCACAAGGAATATTTCAAAGCGTAGCAGATGTTGTCAAACTTCTCGGCAAGGAAGATATTATTCCAGAAAAGACAGATAAATTAGTTTTCGTAATGGCATCATTTTTAGTTATGGTTCCTGCTTTATTAATATATGCTGTGTTACCTTTTGGAAAAAATATGGTTGCTGTAAATTTAAATTTGGGATTGCTTTATTTCTTAGCCATATCTGGAGTTTCCTCAATACCTATATTAATGGCAGGTTGGGGATCTAATAATAAGTATTCCCTTTTAGGTGGGATGAGAGTAGTTGCCCAAATGATAAGTTATGAGATACCTATGATTTTTTCTCTTCTTGGAGTAGTTATGATAAGTGGTTCTTTAAATTTGACAGAAATTATAACAGCCCAAAATAGCGTGTGGTTCATTTTTTTACAGCCTGTTGCATTTATTATTTATCTTATTGCCGCGACTGCAGAGTTAAATAGAGCTCCTTTTGACTTAGCTGAAGGAGAGCAGGAAATAGTAGCTGGTCCATTCACAGAATATAGCGGAATGAGATATGCACTTTTTTATCTTGCTGAGTATACAAATATGTTTGCTACTTCAGCACTTACAGCTACTTTATTCTTAGGAGGAGCTAGTGGTCCGTTATTACCTTCTTGGATTTGGTTTATCCTAAAAACTTACTTAATAGTGTTACTGCTTATGTTAGTTCGTTGGACTTTTCCTAGGTTTAGGTTAGATCATATGATGTCTTTAAACTGGAAATATCTTATTCCTATTTCTCTAATAAACATTTTACTAACTGGAATTGGTATTAAAATATTTCAGTTAGGTATATGA
- a CDS encoding NADH-quinone oxidoreductase subunit D, whose amino-acid sequence MEYNRELHTEEMTLNFGPQHPSTHGVYRAIFTLDGEHIVNVENIIGYLHRGMEKLAESRTYTQFIPYTDRLDYLSGMLNELGYIQTVEKLAGIEVPERAEYIRIIMAELQRIASHQVFLGSMALDLNGHTPWMYFFRDREKVLDLFEMVCGSRMTTNYMRIGGVSYDLPEEFMPSLKSFLNDMDKSFIEYERIITGNEIFQARTKGVGIISGEKALAYGLTGPNLRASGIDLDLRRDAPYGIYDRFNFKVIVGKDGDCYERWIMRIGEMEESIKIIKQALEQIKEGPVLAKAPRLIKPPKGDIYHQIEGSKGALGYYLVSDGSDKPYRIHIHGPSFVNIGAFPEMATGSTIQDAVAILASLDPILGEIDR is encoded by the coding sequence ATGGAATATAACAGAGAGTTGCACACTGAAGAAATGACTTTAAATTTTGGACCACAGCATCCTAGTACCCATGGTGTATATAGAGCAATCTTTACTTTAGATGGTGAGCATATTGTAAATGTAGAAAATATCATAGGCTATTTGCACAGAGGTATGGAAAAGCTAGCTGAATCCAGAACCTATACTCAATTTATACCTTATACTGATAGATTAGATTATTTATCTGGAATGTTAAATGAGTTAGGTTACATTCAAACAGTAGAGAAGCTTGCTGGGATTGAAGTTCCAGAAAGAGCAGAATACATTCGTATAATAATGGCTGAATTGCAGAGAATAGCAAGTCATCAAGTTTTTTTAGGAAGTATGGCTCTTGATTTAAATGGGCATACCCCTTGGATGTATTTCTTTAGAGATAGAGAAAAAGTTTTGGATTTATTCGAGATGGTTTGTGGTTCTAGAATGACTACAAATTATATGCGTATCGGTGGAGTAAGCTATGATCTGCCTGAGGAATTTATGCCTAGCTTAAAAAGCTTTCTTAATGATATGGATAAGAGCTTTATAGAGTATGAACGAATCATCACTGGTAATGAAATATTTCAAGCAAGAACTAAAGGTGTTGGAATAATTAGTGGAGAAAAAGCTTTAGCTTATGGTTTAACAGGTCCAAACCTTAGGGCTTCTGGTATAGACTTAGATTTAAGACGTGATGCGCCATATGGTATTTATGATCGTTTCAATTTTAAAGTGATTGTCGGTAAAGATGGCGATTGCTATGAAAGATGGATAATGCGTATTGGAGAAATGGAAGAGAGTATAAAAATAATTAAACAGGCGCTAGAGCAAATAAAAGAAGGTCCAGTTTTAGCTAAAGCTCCAAGGCTGATAAAACCGCCAAAAGGAGATATTTATCATCAAATTGAAGGCTCTAAAGGTGCACTCGGATATTACTTAGTAAGTGATGGGTCTGATAAACCTTATAGAATTCACATACATGGCCCATCTTTTGTTAATATAGGTGCCTTTCCTGAAATGGCGACTGGAAGCACTATTCAGGATGCTGTTGCAATACTCGCATCACTTGATCCTATATTAGGCGAAATTGATAGGTAG
- a CDS encoding NADH-quinone oxidoreductase subunit C: MSKTCENLIFELKAEYKQDIEIIENTQIAIHTEASKFLDVIKKVKQYGFDFLVDLTAIEDDVLSCIYHFMSLNTHEMIRIKVKLNEKLEIPSLTKYWLAANVQEREAYDLFGINFIGHPDLKRILCPDDFLGHPLRKDFKVEKRR, encoded by the coding sequence GTGAGTAAGACTTGTGAAAATCTAATTTTTGAACTGAAAGCAGAATATAAGCAAGATATTGAAATTATAGAAAATACGCAGATTGCTATTCACACAGAAGCAAGTAAATTTCTAGACGTTATAAAAAAGGTAAAGCAATATGGATTTGATTTTTTAGTTGATTTAACAGCTATTGAAGATGATGTATTAAGCTGTATTTATCATTTTATGTCATTAAATACTCATGAGATGATTAGAATTAAGGTAAAACTTAATGAAAAGCTTGAAATTCCATCATTAACTAAATATTGGCTTGCAGCAAATGTTCAGGAAAGAGAAGCTTATGATTTATTTGGAATTAATTTTATTGGCCATCCAGATTTAAAAAGGATATTATGTCCTGATGATTTTCTAGGACATCCGCTTAGAAAAGATTTTAAGGTTGAAAAGCGAAGGTAG
- a CDS encoding NADH-quinone oxidoreductase subunit B: MEVNFKQDKEIQEQIEKNIILTKLDDTLNYFRVHSFWPLTFGLACCAIEMMAAGGARYDIARFGYEVFRASPRQADLMIVAGTITEKMAPIVKKIYDQMPEPKWVIAMGSCATSGGPFVDSYNVVPGADIFLPVDVYIPGCPPRPEALIHGLLTLKEKIIHPKEVGRSE; this comes from the coding sequence GTGGAAGTAAATTTTAAACAAGATAAAGAGATTCAAGAGCAAATAGAAAAAAATATTATTTTAACTAAATTAGATGATACTTTAAATTATTTCCGCGTACATTCTTTTTGGCCGTTAACATTTGGACTCGCATGCTGTGCTATTGAAATGATGGCAGCAGGAGGTGCTCGTTATGATATTGCACGTTTTGGATATGAAGTTTTCCGTGCTTCACCAAGACAAGCAGATTTGATGATTGTTGCAGGAACAATTACTGAAAAAATGGCACCTATAGTTAAAAAGATTTATGACCAAATGCCGGAACCTAAATGGGTAATTGCTATGGGAAGCTGTGCAACTAGTGGGGGACCGTTTGTAGATTCCTATAATGTTGTTCCAGGTGCTGACATATTTTTACCAGTAGATGTTTATATTCCAGGATGTCCTCCACGGCCAGAAGCATTAATCCATGGGCTTTTAACGTTAAAAGAAAAAATTATTCATCCGAAAGAGGTGGGAAGAAGTGAGTAA
- a CDS encoding NADH-quinone oxidoreductase subunit A — translation MIQDYLIIGIFLIASFIFGMVVLLTASLVRPKKPNKEKLSTYECGVETTGSTWIRFKVSYFMYGLVFLLFDVETVFLLPWAVKFKSLGLFALFEMVIFIGILIIGLWYAWKEGALEWK, via the coding sequence ATGATACAAGATTATTTGATTATTGGAATTTTTCTTATAGCTTCATTTATTTTTGGAATGGTCGTCTTATTAACGGCTTCCTTAGTAAGACCGAAGAAGCCAAATAAAGAAAAATTATCTACTTATGAGTGTGGTGTTGAAACTACTGGTTCAACGTGGATTAGATTTAAGGTCAGTTACTTTATGTACGGCTTAGTATTTCTACTCTTTGATGTTGAAACAGTATTTTTATTGCCATGGGCAGTGAAATTTAAATCATTAGGATTATTCGCACTTTTTGAAATGGTTATTTTTATAGGCATTTTAATCATTGGTTTATGGTATGCGTGGAAAGAGGGGGCATTAGAGTGGAAGTAA
- a CDS encoding SHOCT domain-containing protein: MEGWSGMMIIPIILIIAVIYLIFNQEESKKLKVCSVRDNSLNILNERFVRGEISEDEYNRIKSTLRS, encoded by the coding sequence ATGGAAGGATGGTCTGGAATGATGATTATACCAATAATTTTAATTATTGCTGTTATATATTTAATTTTCAATCAAGAAGAAAGTAAAAAGCTTAAAGTTTGCAGTGTTAGAGATAATTCTCTAAATATACTAAATGAAAGATTTGTTCGCGGAGAAATAAGTGAAGATGAATATAATAGAATAAAAAGTACATTAAGATCATAG
- a CDS encoding prenyltransferase, producing the protein MGFKTIIKLMDIKTLVAGLVPVILGSVYSKYAFGKLNALYVILLAIAMILIQSATNMINDYFDYKRGADSNKSGDEKALVSGEITSKQVLFIIILYQFIALMIGLFLASQTSYYILLVAVIGGLISILYAFGPLPISYTPFGEIISGVTMGIGITTTVIYIQSGIFNINTILVAVPTVLFISTILLTNNLSDIEEDSEAGRKTLPIMIGKKNANKLWVFNIIMLLVLTVCLVLMSIYPIVVLLPVILIYPYKSIRSFLSYEKSSKTKGRSMGLIGQVGLKYHLAVVIGLIIAIIM; encoded by the coding sequence GTGGGATTTAAAACAATAATAAAACTTATGGATATAAAAACCCTTGTTGCAGGGTTAGTTCCTGTAATTTTAGGTTCAGTTTATTCAAAGTATGCTTTTGGAAAGTTAAATGCTTTGTATGTTATATTATTAGCAATTGCTATGATATTGATTCAAAGTGCTACTAATATGATTAATGATTACTTTGACTATAAACGTGGAGCAGACAGTAATAAGAGTGGAGATGAAAAAGCTCTAGTTAGCGGTGAAATCACATCTAAGCAAGTATTATTTATAATAATCTTATATCAGTTTATTGCTCTTATGATTGGTCTTTTTTTAGCTAGCCAAACAAGCTATTACATTTTACTAGTCGCTGTAATAGGAGGTCTTATCTCAATTTTATATGCTTTTGGTCCTTTACCTATTTCATATACGCCATTTGGAGAGATTATATCTGGAGTTACTATGGGGATTGGTATAACTACTACAGTGATTTATATTCAATCAGGCATATTTAATATAAATACAATTTTGGTTGCAGTCCCTACAGTATTATTTATTAGTACTATATTACTAACAAATAATTTAAGTGATATAGAAGAGGATAGTGAAGCTGGAAGAAAAACACTGCCTATTATGATAGGTAAAAAAAATGCAAATAAGCTTTGGGTTTTTAATATAATAATGTTACTTGTACTAACAGTCTGTTTAGTGTTAATGAGCATTTATCCCATTGTCGTGTTATTACCTGTAATTTTAATATATCCCTATAAATCAATTAGGAGTTTTCTTTCATATGAAAAAAGTTCTAAAACAAAAGGTAGGAGTATGGGACTTATAGGACAGGTTGGTCTAAAATATCATTTGGCCGTAGTTATTGGATTGATAATTGCAATTATAATGTAA